The stretch of DNA ATTaaccggtacagtacatagtTGTAGCGCCTCTGCACCTCCATAGTCAACAATGTCCCCCGTCTTTCTCGTCTTCTCTTCATGCTCATGTGAAAGTCGAGATACAAGCTCTCACCAACAGGAAAACCTGTGCCCTCAACCTTGTACCGAAGAGTTCAATAAAGGAAGATAACCAATGTCTTGAAAGGCGATTTCTGAGACGATTTCTGTTGCTGCAATGATCATACATTTTCGAGGTGTCGCTCACACCCAAGCACAAAAGCAAATCGCAAAAGGTGAGAAGAGAGTCAGGAATCCTCACATGCATGGAGCGTCTACTTGTGAGAACATTTTGTTGCACATCAATGTTTCctgatacaagtacatacggtacaaTAAAAAATAGAACACTCAAACCGTTGCTGGGATCCTCACTCCGAGCCAATTGGCATTTGCAGAGTACCGACGAACGTGTTGCTTACAGCGCACGTACATGCTTGTGCTGTAGGTTGACGGAGACAAGATCAGTGTTTGCCAATACTTGCGGTGGTCACTTTTGACAGAAAAACAAACGAGGAAAAACAAACATGTAGTTACTTGTTCGAAAATAGGGCGTATGTCAGTCAGGTCAAAGAGACTCCACGTGACGAATCTCTATCTGCACTTACTGGACTATATAATAGCAGTGTACGGTATTATCATAAGCGATATACGAATACCTCTATTATGCTCTGATAAGGGGCAGAAATGGAGTTGAACGGAGCTTGGACGTCGACCACTTAGGTTTTCTTCTCAGGCTATTGACACGGtctttgctttttttggcAATAGTTACAAGTATGTGAAGCTCAAAAACTTCTACCAGAGTTTTGGAGCAGCCcgcactacaagtagtacgcgtacaagtacacaaTATCTTTGGTTACAGTCTCAAAGAGCCGCTGTACGCTACTAAATACGTTTAACTGTGCCCGTGCCCCAGCTACAAGACCGTCCCCATATCATagatgtacagtagcagTTAGTTTGGTTGATGTTGACAATGTGCgatggtgtgtgtgtgtgtgagggAGAGAGTATGGGTTTTTGATTGGAAATGAGCATTACGAGCATACAAGAGATCTGTGATATCGGTCTTGTACCTGCCGCTTGAACAGAGAGGGGGACGGAGACGGACACGCTCAAACACGCAAGCTGACAACGCAGAGATTGGCAAAAAGGAATGAAAAGGAGACTTTGccataaaaaaacaacgaATTATGTCTTCATGTAATATCTAGGCACAAAGATTGCGCCTGCATGAATGGTAGGACATCAGTTTAGCGAATATCTTGTCAGTGGTAGGGACACTGcgagtaccggtacaaACAGCTACAACTTGAGTGGAAATAAGTGATTGGAATAGAAATGGTTTTAACGAGACGCTACAGAGCCCCTTCCACTAATAGTATATATCGATTCTGTCGTTGAGGTCAGACTGTCTTTAACACTGTCTCGCACATACATGAACAAGCCAGACAATAATACTGTAGCCGATATCGGCCCGCTTTCGCACCGGTATTATTATACGGTCCGCAGCGGACAAGCtttactacaagtaaatgGTGCCCAATTTGCCACCCGGCTCTGTTGCCGCACAGAGGAGATCATTACTTTGGGAAGATTGATTCTGTCTCTCTTTCCTCCGTTTGCGTGTATAGCCACAACGATGACCCCCACATTGCCCTAGCCCCAAAAGCCTATTTTAAACTAAACTCCAACGGCCCAAATTGGATAAGCTCAAGGTTTTGATGACCGTTGAGCAATTATTTTTTCATGCAGCAAAAAGGCAGAAAAAAGCAAACATTGGTATAATCCAAGAGAGCGGCGACAAATCAAAGCCAGCACTCCCCCTAAAGGATAAAAATTTTCAAAAGTATATTGCTACACTAATTAGTCCCCGGTGGCCCCCTTTCGACACTAATTTCAGAATAGACGGAGTGGTAAAAATAACTGAGAGCTATGACATTGTCCCGTAACGTCTGTACATACCATGAAAGACAACGTCTTCGAGTATCAGGCCTTCGGGACAGATCGACCGAGACCAGTACGAATGTCGTCCCCGGAGTTAACATAGTCAAGGAGAATGGCAGTGGCTCCTACGTGTAGTCTTGGACGCGAACAATGGACTTATTTGCTCCGTATTTCTAAACAGATATTAGTTCAGACGTGATATCAGCATTaacgtacagtacatgcgATACTTCGGCACAAGTACGAGgatgtacgagtactcgtacaaacAGCGACGTCGTCCACCACATTAGACCCTAACCTTGTGCCTACAGTCTATGTTCATCTTTGTGCCTGTATCTATCATAGATAAATGCCAAGCAGAGCCCCACCAGTGTGTCGCATTTACGTAACATAACCTCGCGCAATCTCTatatgtacatacggtacaatatgggtactgtaccagcACTGTGTACGTTGACCAAACAGCTGCCTTCCATCCGTGCAATGCCCAACCATATCCAAGAAGCATTTCTGCTTAATTGAGATCGGTACGCTGCCAAATTAAAGCGTATCTCCAGGAAGGCTGCGGGGTGAATTGCGAGCCGACTCCATTAAAGCTCCGTATTAAAAGGGACCGTGGGAACCCTACTCCAACTGCTGTCATAATGCACGCAGCACTcaattgtacttgtagttgcaTCGACATGCCTTATATGATGCCTGGCCAGCGCGTGCACAGGATCTTCGGAACCGAAATGCGGCTCGAGTAATGGAAACGGTTAGTTACGCCGTTGATACCGTGACCAAAACGATATCGTACTGCATGCAATGTCGATCCATGCTctcactacttgtactggtacttgtgTAGGGACAGTATGCAATGCATGTATTGTACCGTACATTTCTCACCCTGCCTCGCTCTGCAGGGCAACAAACGACTTTGCGAAGGGGCCCCTTCATTGGAGGAAAGATACTAGCAGCTAGTTGCTAATGCGACATCGCGACCACTACTACGACTGGTAAAGCCGCTTTAAAAATGGCTAACTTTTTCCTGCCAAGCGAAAGCCGCCGGAACAGGAAAATATTATTATTCTTTGTAGTGCAGAAATATTACAGTCACTTCCAGGTTTCTCAGATACTACAATTTTAGCCTAACCATAAAGGGCATGTGTTGGTGGAAAAAAACGCGGAACCAAACTCTCTTGCAAACATCCCCAGCAAGAGCTTACATTAGATCCACACTAACCAAGTGAGATCGTGCATTGGGGCAACAAGGGTGTGGAGAGCCGTGTTTTCGGGCTTTGTTTAACGGTTCAAGGGGCCATTACCGACCACAGAGGCACAAATGCCAAGCAATTTAGAAAGACCAAACTGTCCCGCaaaagttggagttgaaaaTTGGCAAGTCCTCGTTCGAGGTGCTGACATTCTAATTTGATGCTACACTGTACCGTAACATTCGCAGAAACTGCCGAAACTTCTAGGGGTGCATAGAAGTATTTACTATCCGAGCAAAGTGATGCCTGAGATACCAGACCATTTATCTGGGCTGGTCAGGGGAGAGCGATACTGGGCCTAGTCCAGGATCCTGTGCATACTCTAGACAGTTGCTGATAGTTGGTCTCAGGGGGCTCTGAAGCCAAATCAATGGCGGAGTAGAAGCAAATGAGACGATACAACACTAACACAACGTGTGTATTACTAATCTACATTACATATTTGATATCTTCAGCTTACATATCGTGGAGAGTTGTACCACAGTTCGTAAAACAACGAGAAATGTAAAGATATCGCGTTTCTggcgacaaggagctgtaATCCTACAATAGTAGTAGGCTCAATTGCATCAGTCAATGGTAAAAGAGCCACGCTGCTGGTGTGTGCCTTTGAGGAGTGTCATTGTTCGATTTGTATATGGTAAGATTCTGTGATTTGAACACAATGTGGTGATCAAGTGATCTATTTAAATTTACGAGTGTACTAGACCCGTTACAGCTTCGTTTGAACTAGCCCGCTGAATAACTAGCGGTTTCAGACACAGAACCCGGTCGCCAGGTTGCGAGTACAATAGTAGATCAGGTAGAGAATAAAACATCACGCTTACTACAAACATACAATACTAGGGAGTATAATATACGCATTAAGTACGGCAACAATTGAATTACAGCAGTTCTATATTCCTTACATCAATGTTGGGATTAGTCTGCTGAGAACGTGTATAGAATGACAACGTGATCGGCATTTGTCACTGCAAAGGAGGTCCAAGATGGCCAGCGATATTAACACCGCAGACTAGGGAGAAAAACGTGAAGTACATGAAATGAGCTTGCTGCAGGGTACCTAACAGGGCTGCTGTTATaagagaggtggagaaggagcatCTGGGGTTCTGTTGACCATCGCAAATCTTGAGGGTCCGTAGGGGAGGGTTAGTTAGAGGATAATCAATGTaaacttctcctccactgTGGTGAAAGGGGTTCCAAAAGGGAAGACGAGGGACCAGGTCATCCTTGTGGGTGACTCTATAGAATCGTCGATCTGGCCCCTGGTAGGTAAAATCTGGATTGTCTCCAAAGAAGAGTTTATCATTGAAGTCTGCCAAGGCCTTGTTACCAGTGAGTGGCTGTCCAGATGTGATTACCAACGGATCCATGCCTTGACTCTTGAGATTGATTCCATGGAGAAAGGATGACGCTCCACCAAAAGAATGGCCTGTAACGATGATTTGATAGTCTGGATACTGGGCCAAAGTCTGGTTGAGGACATCTCTGATTTGATCATAGGCATCGTTATAGGCCGTCAGAAACCCTTCATGGGCTTCACAACCGGGACAGTCAAACTCAGGATTGTCCCAAAAGACCAGAGGTTGTCTCTCCAGTCTCAGGTTCGATATTCCATCCGTGAGTGAGGCCGTACCCCTGAAAACATGCCAGAACTGCTTTCTCTTGTGATCAATAGCCAAAAATCCTGTGGTAGAGAAATCAAACAGCTTCTTTGGATGAAATGTGGTGATTAGCTCCATATCAGGGAAGTCGTCACAATGACCCAGACATTTAAATGGCTTTTGGATTCCGCCGATCTGCTCAACACAAACGGCAACACCGTTCAGGTTTTCGGCATAGTTCAAGAGATTGTAGGTATCTTTTGAAGCTTGAGTGATACCTAGGGCGACTGCAGAGGCAATTAAAAAACCAACGATAGTGATAGAAGGACGCATATGGTTTGTTGATATTGGGTCCCCATTCCTGGTTGCCGACGGAGTTACTTATAATTCTGGCAACGATCTCTCAGATGAGTCATCACTATTTTGATAAGTGGAGAAAGCGGGGTCCATTGATGATTAGTGCGATCAACTTTAGGTCCCCAGGGGCTAGAGATGTTTATCAAGTTACATGCTGCAGAGCTGACAAAGCCGATGTTCTACACAGTCACGGTTTGATGATTCGTTTACATATCGGTGATATTTCTGATCAACTCAATTGATGCGAAGCCTGAAGAAAAACCGTCCAGAGTCGTAAAGGAACACGATACGACGTGCCCTTAGCGTGACTGTGGGCGAGACTTGCTCACAAGTGGGGAGACTAAACCAGATCGGCCTATATAATTCACTCATTCAGAACTAGACCCGTTGTATAGATCCAGATTTAGGACGCAAGCTAACAGACAGCGGggtattgtacagtagtgtgTACAAACGGTATATTCTACGTTACTGCACAGAACAGTAGTTCTTCAGTTCAGGTAAATGTTCAGTGCATATACAGCATTACAATTACTGACTTGACCGGCGAGATATCAATTCTGAGATACGCCGGACATAAAAAACTCGAGCTGCGTACAGTCTCAGCCTCTTTAACGGGGTACACCAAACATTCCGTGGGAAACTTACACCTGTTATTGGTAGGTACAGtaaatacaagtatggtTAGCTTTGGTATTCCAGAAAGGGAGAGCTATCCAGCGTTTCGGTGCTTGATTGCAATAGTTGGTAGGAATTGATCGTGTTCTGTCCAGTTGTATCAATGTCTGACTTTCGGATCTCCTGAATCCATGTATTGTGGAGTTGCAGGAGTAGTTTTGTTTCAAGTATGTGTAACCAGAATTTACGGAGAATAGAAAGTCCCCCAGAGCAAACGGTTTTGATTTGGGGATTAATATGGCTCTCCTATGATAACAGGTGGAGGGGAACCACAATTGCATTATTGACCAATCTGGAGACACAGTTTTACGTGAAGTGGAGAATTATGAAGTGGAGTAGAAGAGGGGATGGTAAGAGAAGCTCCGACTTTGGCAGTGGAGAATTATGAAGAGGAGTAGAAGAGGGGGATGGTCAGAGAAGCTACGACTCTGGCAGATTGTTAGATGGAAGTCTAGATGTCACTCTCGAATAAATTCGATAGAAGGACGAGCATTAACTGGAAGATATTCAAAATCCTTGACATGTGGTGGTTGCAGGACTATATTAGACAACTTTTCAATGGCAGTATGGAGCATCAGATATCGATGGAACGTTGCTGAGGAACCATATgatggtatgtactgtgcaGGTATCCGTGCTTCACCAACGAAATTCTAGGCGGTAGTGGAACCCTATGAATAATGATTCATTCGAAATCAGTAATTAGGACATTCTCATTCACTGACATCAATATTAATGGTTGAAGGGTAAATCAAAAAGAACATCTCATCAAAGTAGCTCTACGGAAGTTGACCTAGCATTTGTCTTACAAAATGAAAATGGCGACCATTTAAGCAAGATGGTAGTTTTTTGACCGTTGTAACATCAATAATAACGTCACTAATATAATGATACTACACGGAGACTTCAACAAAGTCCTAATGTTTTCATCTCGACTATATATCTCATAATTTGTAGTCAAAATACATATCGGGTCAAAATTCTTTAGATTATAATGATTTTCGAAGAAGCTAGAGTCGTTCATACCCCCATCTGTTTTTACTGAATAACGGAGTTCAAATTTTTTAAAAGTTCTTCATTCTTGACGGTACCGAAAGGAATCATGTTTCAAAAAGATAGCTCCATGTCCCTTTACACCTGTTAGAAACCTGGTAACGACATACCGCCCTCTGTGTACACTCATTTATGCAATAAAATGGTTCTTACAGACCAAAACCGGCTCTACACTGAACTgtgtccagcagcttcaatTTTGAATAAGAGAAAAGATAATTAAAGCAAAGATGATTTGAGTCATTATAAAGAGGACTCTGCTAGGTATACACCGACTAATTTCCTTGATGTATCATGTGCCATCTTGATGTAAATCTGTGTCCACCATGCTTCTGAACATAACGTCAGGCTGGGAATTGTCACATTCAGGATAAGCTGAACCACTGCTCTTTGGGAATGATGTATAACTCATGTAAAATAGTAATATATGTTTAAATTAGTGTAAGAATGCCCCAGAAGTAGTGCGTTGTATTGTGTAGCACGAAGGGAGACGTCAGAAATTTCATCAATAAGGACGATTAAGCAGTTAGAAAAAGTTCTGATCGTTCAAAATATAATATATTACGTAGAATATCACTCAAAACTGAACCCTGATATCTCAAAGTCACTGCCTGAGGCCCGTTTTACTACTGTGTCAGTACCAATGGTCACAGTCTTACTTTTATGATTTAGTCTGAGcgctgaagaagatgaaagaaggaaaagcAGCCTCGCTCCGGGTATCTCTTCATTCGGGAAGACCAGAATCCTCTCTCTATGTCTATAAGATGTGCTGTGGGCGCCTTCTAGCAGATTGGTCAAGGTTGCGGTCTTAACCCAGGTACTGTAGCCTATGAGAGAGAACAATGGAACCACTCATGAATTTAGTTTTCATTCTGAATCACTGACACTCATTAACCACCCCAGTGGGGTGTAACAGCTTTGGTAAATGGTCTTGTTAGAATGGTTGATGACATAGAGATTACGATAATGTCATTTCGGAAATAGTCTATTATGTTGTCGTGCATAGTTGATGCGAGATTGCCCGATTGAGCTATTATTGGAACCGGAACTGAACAGCAGTTTGCAGCACGTTGAACGAGAGTGGTGATGCTAACAGGTATCTAAGATTGACAATGCTGCATCTGATAGTGATGGAGAACAAGTTGTTTGTTCCTGTTtacaattttttttaacCGAATTACTGTCCAACATCTAACACGTCGAAGGAGAGATATGAACGGGGGATACAAACCGCCAACAAGTGTTCATAATCACTATAAAACTGATTCAAAAGTATCAGATTATGATTGGTTATCATTTTTTGTTTCTATATTGCACCCTTGGAGAACCTGCTTGCACTTAGAGGGGCCTCCTTATTCTCTCCGCGGAGTTTCCAGAAACGACAGAAAACTTCCAATAAATTAGATCGAAGATAGAAATACTGATCAGAGGTAATTTTGACATCAGAAAAATAATATAGACTTATTCTGGTATTTATTTCGAGTGTATTACAACTCATTTCTCATGTCGAGTGCACTGAATGTTTATGTTTCTGTGAAGAGAACATATATGTATCACAAGACAACAAAGCCTACGAAGCAGTTTAAAGAGCACCTTTCAAAGTCTGGAAAGGAGCAATGATTGCTAACTAGATTCTATTTCGCCCTGGAGAGTCTCGTTAGCTCGTGTCACTTGATACTGAAGGGAAGACGTAGTAAAATGGCAGCTAGAATCTATAGTTGGTGATATATTACCACTGATAGAAATATATGGTTGTAAGGATTAAGCTAAACACTGGAGTTTCTAGATTTTTAATTTATTCACTTCGTATGACTTATTTGAGATCTTACATGAGAGACATTTGCAAGTTGGAAAAGCGCCGTGAATATTATCGATAGAAAACAAAATACTAACCAATGGAAATATTTACTTCAAATTATTATATCCAAGAGAGTCTTCCCCCGGTTTTTTCAATTTAGTTTTCCTATTTGGCACTTCAGTCCTTTCAGGTTTCCGTACTGTTTTTGCAAGACGAATAATAAAGAGGGTAGTTATATAtcgaagaaaaaaaagactcCTTAATAAATCAGAGAGATAAAATATTTGTAAGCAACTGTTTCTTGCTGTATTTTGAATATATTTAGTGCGATACTGCCGATATGAATTTTGGAGTCTTCGCATCGTGATTTGGTATCAACACTGCGAATAAATTCTAATCAAGAATAATGAAGAGACTAATAGAGTGCTAAAGTCACCATATTTACTACACAGCTCATAATTCCCTTTTTCCTGACTTATATCAGGTCCATTTGGCCAATCAGCACTTTTGTATCTCACGCGTGTCGAGACACACGCTGAGAGGTCGCAAACAGGACTCATATTTAGAAAGCCAACATTCATAAGAAACTAAGAATAGCAGTTATGATCCCACAATTAGCCTGCAGTGATAACGATTCTCCTGCTTCTATGTTATGAGCCCATGGTTCTGTTTTGTAAGCGGGACGAGCAATGTCTCTACACTGTGAATACTTTGAATAAAAGCAAATACCACAAATAGAGGCACCTATAAATTAGGTCGAATAGTGTCTCATCCTGGTTTGGAATTTATTTAGTCCATGCTTCATAAAGTGGGTTTGGTGTCAGATGTACAATGATGTTATTGCACTATGGAAAAGTCAATAGCATCAACCTTAGGTCAATATTCTGACCAGTCATAGTCCCTAACTAACATCCTTCGACTTCAGCCTTCTGAGTAGTTATTTAGAACCTCTGAAACTTGCCCTGCCGTCAAGTCTATGGCCTTGAGATCATAGATATTCGAAGAAAGAAGTACAACAGTGAATGAAGTATTCCAAGACCGTGATTGTATTTCGATAAGAGAGTCttagatactgtacatactttatgtacagtacattcaACTCTTTCCTAGCGTCAAGGTCATATGGTCAAAGAACTACATTTTGGATGAATGCAGGGGAGTGAATTGACATAATCAGATAACTGCGAGTAGTAGTAAAATCAATTCTGAAAACGTCACATTTGATAATGACTCATCGGATTATCTCAATTCTCCTCCATAGCTGTCCACAATACCTgaggtactgtactcacaGTCTCATCTCCTTTTATGTAACTGGGTTGAAGAGGCTAAAGCAAACAACGAGGATGGCTTTTGATGATTCGAGTAAGAGACACCAGGTCGATCAGATCGGTAACCAAACGGGTAGCACTTCACTTTGTTCGTGTAAATGTTTGAAGTGatctttgtgtctgtgctTGAAGTGATATCCGTAGAGGTGTATGACTAAGTGAGGAAGTCACATTATTGAGAATCTGGAGCTATAGAGACAGAATGACAACTCTTTGAGATGTGTTAAAACACTTGGTAATGCCTTTCTAAATGTCGTGTCAGAAATACGACATTTTGCTTTAATAATGTCAATATTAATGATGGAAGGATAATTCAAAAAGGAACAGATGAAACATCCCTGCCATCACCAAAGTTAACCATCAACTGCACAGACCCCTGAACTGTTCTTCCCACGAGAAGGtgatcaacaagaagctccTGCTGTAGCATAGAGTTACATTTTCAAACAGCTCTTAGTTTTGTTTCACCAAAACTGTTACCACGAAGTCGAGAAAACCATCAATCTTAGAGGATGCTATTATTTCAAACGTGCGGTTACAAATATGATAAAACAAGTTCGAAAAAGTGATTTTAAGACTCCACAACAAGTGGAGATTCTTCCACCAAAGACATTAATCAGATGAAATATACCTGCAAGGGAACACATAAAATTTGTATCAATTTCGTGGTCGGATTTCGATCTGAACGAGTTCAGAATGACCAATTACGTATTTACTATATAAATACCTATATCTTGTCAATATTCATTTATGCCCACAATTTTGCTACATTGATTCTTTTTGACACTGTAGGAGCCAATCATATCTTTTAGGCAATTTTGTCGTGAATTGCAGTTTCAATTTTTTAGAAGTCATTCAGTTTTGATGACAGCACAACGAGTGTTTTATAATATTAGTTTCTTGTTTCTTCAGATATGTTCTATTTTTTGTCCTATTTGGAATTTTTGTCCACTCGTTTCTCCAAAATACCTGTTTTTTGTGACTGAAATCGACTGgatataaataaaaattcGCACAGCAACATCAATTCTCGAACAGCAACTaagaaaaataaaaaaaagggcCAGAGGAATTTTTTATCACACTAAACAGGAATTTTACTGATATATTTCGACTATTACTCTCTGGGAGGTATGTCGAGGTGTCTTGTTACATATCTAGCCCAACGGCTCATATGAACATAACGTCATGGAGTTTCTTAGCGTCtaaagaaaaaaaatcaaggATAATCCATTAGCCATGTTATGTAATGCATTATTATCGTTTGGTATATTTCAATCATTGTCAGTGATTCTCCGGCTCCATCTTCTAACATGTCGTGTGGTGATAAAGGGAATACGTGGACAAGATAACAACAGGAACGATTCCAATCCGTGTAAAACCCAGAGCTTCTTAACACTTATTTATTTACTGGGTATCACTTTTAGTGCTTCTGGATATTTCAAAATATTTATCCAGGCGGCTACTCCAGAATGATAATTGCCGCACTCTTAGGCTTGAGACCGAACATGGAGAAAAATTACACCATTGTGAACATAAATAGCATACAAAATTCTTATAATCCActttgaaaaaaagaaaaaatcCATGTAACTCCCCCTGACTCTATATAAGACGGACAGTCCAATCCTTGTAGGTGTCATGAGATCATGGGTGGCATGGTTCTGTCAGCAGGGTGTAGATATCGTGGGAGGGGGTCATCAATAGAGTCAATATTTTACAAATTGTGTAGTGTGAATCACAAACCCCCATTTAATAGCCATTTTGAGGTTCGGGGTATAGTTAGTACTTCACCGTCAGCACTGAATTTGAATGACACGCCCTACCGGGGCGCCGCTAGTTCTGCAGCAACTAAAATGAAGACACATCCATTGCCGGAGTCCCAATAGTTCAAAAGGGAATAGAATCTAGCATTGGGGTGCCATGTATCAGTGATTTCAGGGAGCCGTTCTCAATCGGAGCTTCCTTTAGCCATCTTACCAAAGTTGTCTGTCATGTTCAATTGTCTGAGTCATATCAGCAGGGACAGATCCTCGACACTCTTCGGACCAATAAGCCTATTAGTAGCAACAGCTCAAGTTCGTCCCCCAGCTGAATTAGATATGGCCGACAATGGCCGCTGTAGCTGTCTGTAACTGTCTGGACAGCTTACTCTTGGGTTTTGGTGATAACAGTTCAAGCAGATTACTCTTTGGGTCCAGCATTCCTATTCATGGAGAAATTTCTGATTGCAAATCTGAAGAAACTATCGCTATAATGG from Yarrowia lipolytica chromosome 1D, complete sequence encodes:
- a CDS encoding uncharacterized protein (Compare to YALI0D15906g, similar to uniprot|Q9P8F7 Yarrowia lipolytica Triacylglycerol lipase precursor), translating into MRPSITIVGFLIASAVALGITQASKDTYNLLNYAENLNGVAVCVEQIGGIQKPFKCLGHCDDFPDMELITTFHPKKLFDFSTTGFLAIDHKRKQFWHVFRGTASLTDGISNLRLERQPLVFWDNPEFDCPGCEAHEGFLTAYNDAYDQIRDVLNQTLAQYPDYQIIVTGHSFGGASSFLHGINLKSQGMDPLVITSGQPLTGNKALADFNDKLFFGDNPDFTYQGPDRRFYRVTHKDDLVPRLPFWNPFHHSGGEVYIDYPLTNPPLRTLKICDGQQNPRCSFSTSLITAALLGTLQQAHFMYFTFFSLVCGVNIAGHLGPPLQ